The Larus michahellis chromosome 16, bLarMic1.1, whole genome shotgun sequence genome has a segment encoding these proteins:
- the HTR6 gene encoding 5-hydroxytryptamine receptor 6, with protein sequence MEGDLGAPNASVLGERSLLVGSSWVAAFLCFIILLTTAGNFLLILLIVTQRSLRNTSNYFLVSLFMSDLMVGLVVMPPAMLNQLYGRWVLQGDFCSLWYSFDVMCCSASILNLCVISLDRYLLIISPLKYKLRMTSCRALWLILATWTLAALASFLPIKMGWHELEFEVRSPNVTSRGDEDQCRLLVSLPYALVASCLTFFLPSAAISFTYCRILLAARKQAVQVASLASNVAATTDETTPQVPHTPSQPAAGSESRRFANKHSKKALKASLTLGILLGMFFVAWLPFFVTNVTQAVCGCVPAGFFDVLTWLGYCNSTMNPIIYPLFMRDFKRAMGKYLPCCRRSGEPRPSAISLSMRNSNSGPRAATSLKNVLTLQAETDSVDSGALGNEHNPLPAGDGPRPLLAPGTRLVNLFDVEPPDAELQPKRLGTPVA encoded by the exons ATGGAGGGCGATTTGGGGGCCCCCAACGCCAGCGTGCTGGGGGAGCGCTcgctgctggtggggagcagctgggtggcCGCTTTCCTCTGCTTCATCATCCTGCTGACCACCGCGGGTaacttcctcctcatcctcctcatcgtCACGCAGCGCTCCCTCCGCAACACCTCCAACTACTTCCTGGTGTCCCTCTTCATGTCCGACCTGATGGTGGGGCTGGTGGTCATGCCCCCGGCCATGCTCAACCAGCTCTACGGCcgctgggtgctgcagggtgaCTTCTGCTCCCTCTGGTACTCCTTCGACGTCATGTGCTGCAGCGCCTCCATCCTCAACCTCTGCGTCATCAGCTTGGACCGCTACCTGCTCATCATCTCCCCCCTCAAATACAAGCTGCGCATGACCTCCTGCAGGGCCCTCTGGCTCATCCTGGCCACCTGGACCTTGGCTGCGCTGGCCTCCTTCCTGCCCATCAAGATGGGCTGGCACGAGCTGGAGTTTGAGGTCCGGTCCCCAAACGTCACCTCCCGGGGGGACGAGGACCAGTGCCGGCTGCTGGTCAGCTTGCCCTACGCCTTGGTGGCCTCCTGCCTGACTTTCTTCCTCCCGTCCGCCGCCATCTCCTTCACCTACTGCCGCATCCTCCTGGCAGCCCGCAAGCAAGCGGTGCAGGTGGCTTCCCTCGCCTCCAACGTGGCCGCCACCACCGACGAGACCACGCCGCAG GTTCCCCACACCCCGAGCCAGCCCGCGGCCGGCAGCGAGAGCAGGAGATTCGCCAACAAGCACAGCAAGAAGGCGCTGAAGGCCAGCCTGACGCTGGGCATCCTCCTGGGCATGTTCTTCGTGGCTTGGCTCCCCTTCTTCGTCACCAACGTGACGCAG GCAGTCTGCGGCTGTGTCCCTGCCGGCTTCTTCGACGTGCTCACCTGGCTCGGGTACTGCAACAGCACCATGAACCCCATCATCTACCCGCTCTTCATGAGGGACTTCAAGAGGGCCATGGGCAAATACCTGCCCTGCTGCCGGCGCTCGGGGGAGCCCCGTCCCAGCGCCATCTCCCTCTCCATGAGGAACTCCAACAGCGGACCCCGCGCCGCCACGTCCCTCAAGAACGTCCTCACCTTGCAGGCGGAGACCGACTCGGTTGACTCTGGGGCGCTGGGGAATGAACACAACCCGCTGCCGGCCGGCGACGGCCCCCGGCCTCTCCTGGCCCCCGGCACCCGCTTGGTCAACCTTTTCGACGTGGAGCCCCCAGACGCGGAGCTGCAGCCCAAGCGGCTCGGCACCCCCGTGGCCTAA